AGGCGCAGGAACGCCCACGAAAACACCGGCCGGTCCAGGGGCTGTGACAGGGTTGCCGTTGGTGTCGGTGGCCGTGATGGACTGGATCGTGTAGATCCCGGTTGCTTGCGGTCCCGTGACCAACTGGACGAGGCGTCTCTCAGTGCCGACAAACTTGGCATCCAGAACCGACAATTCGACTCCGGCTGAGTTCTTAACCACGTAAGAGGCCGGCGTCAACGCGTCGTCGGACATCGATTGGCTGTAGCTCAGCAGGATCGAGTTGGGCCCGGAGGGCGTTGCCGTGACCAGTTCGGTAAAGCCAGCGATGCCGTGAAAGTTCCCCGTATTCGTATGCAATCCGTCGTTCTGCAGGTCGGTGACGACCGACACGGTCAGCTTGTAGGGCGTGTTGGACTGAGTCGCGGTTGTCAGTACGACGACCATCCCAAGTGGGCCATCGAACTGGGCATCGGTGACCAGCAGAGCTTCGCCGCTTGCATTCCGGATGTCGTAGTGTTGAGGAGCCAAGGCGTTGTCAGCCATCGGTTCGTTGAACACGACAACCACGTGACGAGGCGAAGTGGCCGCGACGCTGACCACAGCCCCCTTGGGGTTACCGGTGAGCTTGCGGCCCTCGAATAAGACGATCTGTCCGGTGGTGTCCGCGACGTTTTGGACATTGACGGTGTAGCCCGTGCTGCTGGATTGTGGCGCCGTTTGCAACTGCACCACGCTCTCGCCCTCACCGAACTGAGCGCCGAGCACTGCGATAGGCTGGCCGTCGTCTCCCATGACCTCATAATTCTCAGGGTCGATCGCGTTGGCGCCCATCGGCCGGTTGAAGGTTGCGAGGATCGTCGTCTCATTAACCGGGATAACGTCGATAACACGTGGCTGAGTGGTTTCCGCTGCACCAGAGTTCCTTCCGATGTAGTTGATCACGGTCAACGCATCCAAGGTGGTGACCAAGTTGTCGCCTGTCGTGTCGTAGTAGGCGATGGGCTTCACGCCCGGAGCCAGTTCGGGAAGTTGCGAATTGCCACTGGAATTGAGCTTGTTGATGACGATGATTGCATCTAAGGAAGTGACACGCAAGTCGTCATTGACGTCCGTCGCGATGAAATTGTTATGCCAGTCGCCAGCCAACAGACGGCGATCTTCCAATGGTTCGAAGAGCCTTCGGCGAACCGACGACCTGCGTCGTTGTTTCAGGGTGGTCTTGCGATGAACGCGGCGAAGTGATGCGGATGTGAGCCAGGATTTAACAGACATGGGCATGGATTCTTGGGAGGTTAAAAGGGGGCGTCCCGACGTGGATCTGAAATGACTTCACGGAACATATCTGCAATCGCACGGGCAGTGGTGATGCTTAGTTCATAAATGTCCCTAATGTCATGGAACCTTCCGCTGCAGTCTCTCGATGGGATTCGAGACACCAATATGGGGTGTGGCCAATTGACTCAGTCGAGCATTAAACACAGCAAAAAGCGGGGATTACCCTCCCCGTACACAACTCAATTGCGGCAATGTCTCTGTTTCGTGAAATGCCGTAAGTATCTTCCGAGTTCACGCTGGCCAAGGTGAGCCTCAAAGCAGATTTGCAATTGACTTCCGGCTCGCTACTTGAAACCTAACCGGACGGTTTGTCTCTCCAACGGTTCCGCACCGGTGGAGACGGTTTTTTCAACCAAGAGAGGAGCATCGATGGTCTGGAAAACCCGATTAGCATGGGTGTGCATTGCCGTGATTTTTTGGCCGTATTGCTGGTCGGCGTCGACCGGCCAAGAAGCGGCGTCCAAGCTGTTTCCGTTCGTTGTGCCAGTGGACGACGTGTCCGGCGGGGTGACTGACATGTCGTTTCTGAACGATCGACCCGCAGACCCATGATGACGCAGCTTTCCGACATACAGCACGTTGGTCAAAAGAGCATGCACGGAACACTTGTCGAACGGCCGCCCGCCTTTGTGGCGTCCCTTTCATTTCGTTGCCTTGGCGGCGTCGAACGGATCAGCGACTCGCCGGCCACGACCGTCGCCCGCAAGATCGCTCGCTCGCTCAAGCCGCCTTCGGCATCGGCTTGCAGCCTCCACGCGACACGTCGATGCACATAGCCTCGATTGTGCGATCGGCATTTTTCGCCGAACAGCTTTTCGTACTTCGCAACGAGTTGTCCGATGGTCAGGTCGGACAACTCTGCGATTTGCAGTTTCGTTTTAGGACTCATCGTTGGCCTCCGTCGCATTGGCGTTCTTCGTTTCGGTTTCCATTGCCTTCGTGTCCAGCGTCGCTTTGACAACCTTCTCTTTGTTTCGCCGGATCGCTTCGACGATCAGCGTCGCGATCTTGGCACGTTGTTCTTCGCACAATGTTCGTATCCTCCGTCTCGTGTCGAGAACCGGTCTCGACCGAGCACGCTGCTCGATCGTTTTGACCAGTCACAGAGAGCAAGGAAACCGAACTGAACTCAAGCCGATCGGGTAGAGAGTCCGAGTCGATTTCGGAACTTTTTCGTTCCTGCCGCCACCTGAGTGCCGCTTTCCCCAACAACGCCCCCACACGCTGTATCTGATCCGCCTCATCAATCGTCACTAGCGTCATCCGCACCTCCAAAATCAAGAAACCAAAAAACACCGAGCCAAACCCAGCCCAGCCCCCTCAGGGTTACTTATGCAAACCGCGCGAGCAAAATCGTG
The sequence above is a segment of the Novipirellula artificiosorum genome. Coding sequences within it:
- a CDS encoding DUF2924 domain-containing protein — encoded protein: MSPKTKLQIAELSDLTIGQLVAKYEKLFGEKCRSHNRGYVHRRVAWRLQADAEGGLSERAILRATVVAGESLIRSTPPRQRNERDATKAGGRSTSVPCMLF